A stretch of the Sphingomonas sp. CL5.1 genome encodes the following:
- the rsmG gene encoding 16S rRNA (guanine(527)-N(7))-methyltransferase RsmG: MTEADARAWIEQRFGQEATARVAHFADQVARESEYQNLIARSTLDSIWSRHILDSAQLIPLAGKVDAATRWLDIGSGAGFPGVVVALLTPAQVTLVEPRRRRVDFLSETLTNTPNATVLLAKVEAISVEPQQIISARAVAPVLELLRATRHLADISTRYILPRGRSAHAELESARRGWHGLFHVEPSITDAESGILIAEKVRIR; the protein is encoded by the coding sequence ATGACGGAAGCGGATGCGAGAGCATGGATCGAACAACGCTTCGGTCAGGAAGCGACGGCCCGCGTCGCGCACTTTGCGGATCAGGTAGCGCGTGAGAGCGAGTACCAGAATCTCATCGCCCGCTCGACGCTCGATTCGATCTGGTCGCGTCACATCCTCGATTCTGCGCAGCTCATTCCGCTCGCTGGGAAAGTTGATGCGGCGACGCGCTGGCTCGATATCGGGTCGGGCGCGGGCTTTCCCGGTGTAGTGGTCGCCCTGCTTACCCCCGCGCAGGTAACGCTGGTCGAGCCACGTCGCCGTCGCGTCGACTTCCTGTCCGAAACCCTTACCAACACCCCCAACGCCACCGTGCTGCTCGCCAAAGTCGAAGCGATCTCGGTCGAACCGCAGCAGATTATCAGCGCCCGCGCCGTAGCCCCGGTGCTCGAGTTGTTACGCGCAACCCGCCACCTCGCCGACATATCCACACGTTATATCTTGCCGCGCGGCCGTTCGGCGCACGCCGAGCTTGAAAGCGCGCGCCGGGGCTGGCACGGATTGTTCCACGTGGAACCAAGCATCACCGACGCGGAATCGGGGATTCTCATCGCAGAAAAGGTTCGCATCCGATGA
- a CDS encoding methylated-DNA--[protein]-cysteine S-methyltransferase, which yields MTRITIGGVDEMARRGGSEVIRAAAEQLEAYFAGERRDFDLPLAPSTTPRGEVLRAAIAAVGYGGTVSYGEVARTIGSSPRALGQACRRNPFPIVIPCHRVTGGAGHYSAGEGLATKNWLLNHERHWSKSNG from the coding sequence GTGACCAGAATCACGATCGGCGGCGTCGACGAAATGGCGCGGCGCGGGGGCAGCGAGGTGATCCGCGCGGCGGCGGAGCAACTGGAGGCTTATTTCGCCGGCGAGCGCCGCGATTTCGACTTGCCGCTCGCGCCCTCCACCACGCCGCGCGGAGAGGTGCTGCGCGCCGCGATCGCGGCGGTGGGCTATGGCGGCACCGTGAGCTATGGCGAGGTCGCGCGGACGATCGGGTCAAGCCCGCGCGCGCTCGGCCAGGCGTGCCGGCGCAATCCTTTCCCGATCGTCATTCCGTGCCACCGCGTCACCGGCGGCGCGGGCCATTATTCGGCCGGGGAAGGGCTGGCGACTAAGAATTGGCTGCTGAACCACGAACGACATTGGAGCAAGAGCAATGGGTGA
- the mnmG gene encoding tRNA uridine-5-carboxymethylaminomethyl(34) synthesis enzyme MnmG, with protein MFHVEQDFDVIVVGGGHAGTEAAAAATRRGARTALLSHRRDRIGVMSCNPSIGGLGKGHLVREVDALDGLMARAADAAAIHHRMLNRSKGLAVQGPRIQADRALYSRSIQSQLANQEGLSIIAGEVDALFMRSGKVTGVRLKDGSEIGGRAIVLATGTFLGGRIFRGEEQHEGGRINEAGAIELAEQLRALDLPIRRLKTGTPPRLDGRTIDWAMLAPQPSDADEWTMSPMTRVRALPQLACAISRTTAETHAIIRDNLHRSPLHTGAIEAGGPRYCPSIEDKIRRFGDRDGHQIFLEPEGLDDPLVYPNGISTSLPADVQTAMVRSIPGLADVTIVTPGYAVEYDHVDPRALDHRLALGALPGVFLAGQINGTTGYEEAAAQGLVAGANAAAHALDLAPLTLDRATSYLAVMIDDLVLQGVTEPYRMLTARAEYRLALRADNAETRLSAIAEAHGLMSDARRGHVERRNEQREAIARGERDGIDPDLLREAEEDARYAPYLERQADEIARMRRDATIAVPSGEALAAVNGLSNEMRERLRVASPLTLDEASRVRGVTPAALTALWLHAKASA; from the coding sequence ATGTTTCACGTGGAACAAGACTTTGACGTGATCGTGGTCGGCGGCGGCCACGCCGGGACGGAAGCGGCTGCCGCGGCGACCCGTCGTGGCGCCCGCACTGCGCTGCTCTCGCATCGCCGCGACCGGATCGGGGTGATGTCGTGCAATCCCTCGATCGGTGGACTCGGCAAGGGGCACCTGGTCCGCGAGGTTGACGCGCTCGACGGTTTGATGGCGCGCGCCGCCGATGCCGCCGCGATCCACCACCGGATGCTCAACCGCAGCAAGGGACTGGCAGTTCAGGGACCACGCATCCAGGCGGATCGCGCCCTTTATAGTCGTTCGATCCAGTCGCAACTCGCTAATCAGGAAGGCCTGTCGATCATCGCCGGCGAGGTCGACGCGCTGTTCATGCGGTCGGGCAAGGTGACGGGCGTAAGGCTCAAGGACGGCAGCGAAATCGGCGGCCGCGCGATCGTCTTGGCCACCGGCACTTTCTTGGGCGGCCGCATCTTCCGGGGCGAAGAGCAGCACGAGGGGGGCCGGATCAACGAAGCCGGCGCGATCGAGCTTGCCGAGCAATTGCGCGCGCTCGACCTGCCGATTCGCCGGCTCAAGACCGGCACGCCGCCCCGGCTAGATGGGCGCACGATCGATTGGGCGATGCTCGCGCCGCAACCATCGGATGCGGATGAGTGGACGATGTCGCCGATGACGCGCGTTCGCGCCCTGCCCCAACTCGCTTGCGCCATCTCGCGAACCACTGCGGAAACCCATGCCATCATCCGTGACAATCTCCACCGCTCTCCGCTCCACACCGGTGCGATCGAGGCTGGCGGGCCGCGCTATTGCCCGTCGATCGAGGACAAGATCCGCCGCTTCGGCGATCGCGACGGCCACCAGATTTTCCTCGAACCCGAAGGGCTGGATGATCCGCTCGTCTATCCGAACGGCATCTCCACCTCGCTGCCGGCCGATGTGCAGACGGCGATGGTGCGATCGATTCCCGGCCTTGCCGACGTGACGATCGTCACTCCGGGCTACGCGGTGGAATATGACCACGTCGACCCGCGCGCGCTCGATCATCGGCTGGCGCTCGGCGCATTGCCGGGCGTGTTCCTTGCCGGGCAGATCAACGGCACGACCGGTTATGAGGAGGCGGCGGCACAGGGGCTGGTGGCGGGCGCCAATGCGGCGGCCCATGCGCTCGATCTCGCGCCGCTGACGCTCGATCGGGCGACGAGCTACCTCGCGGTGATGATCGACGATCTGGTGCTTCAAGGCGTCACCGAACCCTATCGGATGCTCACCGCCCGCGCGGAATATCGCCTCGCCCTGCGCGCTGACAATGCCGAGACACGGCTGTCGGCGATCGCCGAGGCGCACGGCCTGATGAGCGACGCGCGGCGCGGTCATGTCGAGCGCCGGAACGAGCAGCGCGAAGCAATCGCGCGGGGCGAGCGGGATGGCATCGATCCCGACCTTCTGCGCGAGGCGGAGGAGGATGCGCGCTACGCCCCCTATCTCGAGCGTCAGGCGGACGAGATCGCCCGGATGCGGCGCGATGCAACGATCGCCGTCCCCAGCGGCGAGGCGCTCGCGGCGGTCAACGGCCTGTCGAATGAGATGCGCGAGCGGCTTCGTGTCGCCAGTCCCCTGACGCTGGACGAAGCCTCGCGCGTGCGCGGGGTGACGCCGGCCGCCCTCACCGCGCTCTGGCTTCATGCGAAGGCCAGCGCATGA
- a CDS encoding DUF6489 family protein, protein MKVNVEVDCTPEEARRLMGLPDLSPIHEAYIAKMRETISGGLRPEMFESMIKNWAPMGEAGLSFWQRLFEAGTKPGG, encoded by the coding sequence ATGAAAGTGAATGTCGAAGTGGATTGCACGCCGGAGGAAGCGCGGCGACTGATGGGCTTGCCCGATCTCAGCCCGATCCACGAAGCCTATATCGCCAAGATGCGCGAGACGATCAGCGGCGGGCTGCGGCCGGAGATGTTCGAGAGCATGATCAAGAACTGGGCGCCGATGGGCGAGGCCGGGCTTTCCTTCTGGCAGCGCCTGTTCGAGGCGGGAACCAAGCCCGGCGGCTGA
- a CDS encoding dienelactone hydrolase family protein, whose protein sequence is MGEMIDVETLDHDGHFGAYVARPAGTPTAAIVVIQEVFGVNKGIRRKCDRLAEQGYLAIAPDLFWRLEPGIELDPDVPAEMQRGLELFGQFDQDAGIKDIEASIRKARALLGNGGKVGCVGYCLGGRLAFMTACRTDIDASVGYYGVGIDGLLGEKHAIARPVMLHVAGEDGFVDKATQRRMHEGLDDHPRVTIHDYPGEDHGFATEMGNRRSGKAADLADERTAAFFKKNLA, encoded by the coding sequence ATGGGTGAGATGATCGACGTCGAAACGCTGGATCACGACGGGCATTTCGGTGCCTATGTCGCGCGGCCAGCGGGAACGCCGACCGCCGCGATCGTGGTGATCCAGGAAGTGTTCGGCGTGAACAAGGGTATCCGCCGCAAATGCGATCGGCTGGCCGAGCAGGGCTATCTCGCGATCGCGCCCGACCTGTTCTGGCGGCTGGAGCCGGGAATCGAGCTCGATCCGGACGTTCCCGCCGAAATGCAGCGCGGGCTGGAGCTGTTCGGCCAGTTCGATCAGGACGCCGGGATCAAGGATATCGAGGCGTCGATCCGCAAGGCGCGCGCGCTGCTCGGCAATGGCGGGAAAGTCGGCTGCGTCGGCTATTGCCTCGGCGGCCGGCTGGCGTTCATGACCGCCTGCCGCACCGATATCGACGCATCGGTCGGCTATTACGGCGTGGGGATCGACGGGCTGCTCGGCGAGAAACATGCGATCGCCCGCCCGGTGATGCTTCACGTCGCCGGCGAGGATGGCTTCGTCGACAAGGCCACGCAACGGCGGATGCACGAGGGGCTGGACGATCATCCCCGCGTGACGATCCACGATTATCCGGGCGAGGACCACGGCTTCGCGACCGAGATGGGCAACCGCCGTTCCGGGAAGGCCGCCGATCTCGCGGATGAGCGGACGGCGGCTTTCTTCAAGAAAAATCTGGCTTAA
- the mnmE gene encoding tRNA uridine-5-carboxymethylaminomethyl(34) synthesis GTPase MnmE gives MDTIFAVSSGQPPAAIAVLRMSGPRARDAVEALAGALPEPRRAVLRRLWDGDGALLDDCLLLWFPGPSSATGEDLAEFHLHGGIATVAAVERALAAQPGLRRARGGEFTRRALENGRIDLAQAQGLADLLEAETEAQRRAAIASVDGEVSRAVARWLTTLAGIAARIEAMIDFSDEDDVEPADTAALDAAIRAWLADLDIILERPTVERLREGCRIVLAGSPNVGKSSLFNAMIEREAAIVTPIAGTTRDLLETRVVRNGRLYTLIDTAGLASDTDDPVERIGIERARRAADTADIVLWLDDSAPPAEWPVLALHPRCDMAERLITPTDRLPISRDDLRSIDHLWGAIEQRAGSLLTTDGAALREQQRNAVIAARASMATDGMADDLLVRAEGVRYAMRQLAGIVGADATETMLDALFARFCIGK, from the coding sequence ATGGACACGATCTTCGCCGTTTCGAGCGGCCAGCCACCCGCCGCGATCGCGGTGTTGCGGATGAGCGGCCCCCGCGCGCGCGATGCGGTCGAGGCGCTCGCCGGCGCGCTTCCGGAACCACGCCGCGCGGTGCTGCGGCGGCTGTGGGACGGTGACGGCGCGTTGCTCGACGATTGCTTGCTGCTGTGGTTCCCCGGCCCGAGCAGCGCGACGGGCGAGGATCTCGCGGAATTCCATCTGCACGGCGGCATCGCGACGGTGGCCGCGGTGGAACGGGCGCTCGCGGCGCAACCCGGCCTGCGCCGCGCGCGCGGGGGCGAATTCACCCGACGCGCGCTGGAGAACGGGCGGATCGATCTCGCGCAGGCGCAGGGTCTGGCCGATCTGCTCGAAGCGGAAACCGAGGCGCAGCGCCGTGCCGCCATCGCCAGCGTCGATGGCGAGGTCAGCCGCGCCGTCGCGCGCTGGCTCACCACGCTTGCCGGCATCGCCGCCCGGATCGAGGCGATGATCGACTTCAGCGACGAGGACGATGTCGAACCGGCGGATACGGCGGCGCTCGATGCCGCGATCCGCGCGTGGCTGGCCGATCTCGACATCATCCTGGAGCGCCCGACTGTCGAACGACTGCGCGAAGGATGCCGAATCGTCCTCGCCGGATCACCTAACGTCGGTAAATCCTCTCTTTTCAACGCGATGATCGAACGCGAGGCCGCGATCGTGACACCGATCGCCGGCACGACGCGCGATCTGCTCGAAACGCGCGTGGTGCGCAACGGGCGTCTCTACACCTTGATCGACACGGCGGGTCTCGCCAGCGACACCGACGATCCGGTCGAGCGGATCGGCATCGAACGCGCGCGCCGCGCGGCCGACACCGCCGATATCGTGCTGTGGCTCGACGATAGCGCGCCGCCCGCCGAGTGGCCGGTCCTCGCGCTTCACCCGCGTTGCGACATGGCGGAGCGGCTCATTACACCGACCGATCGCCTGCCAATATCCCGCGACGATCTGCGTAGCATCGATCACTTGTGGGGAGCGATCGAGCAACGCGCCGGTTCGCTCCTTACAACCGATGGCGCCGCGCTACGCGAACAACAACGCAACGCCGTGATCGCTGCCCGCGCATCCATGGCGACCGACGGAATGGCAGACGACCTGTTGGTACGCGCCGAAGGAGTGCGCTATGCGATGCGGCAATTGGCGGGCATCGTCGGCGCGGACGCGACCGAGACGATGCTCGACGCGCTGTTCGCGCGTTTCTGCATCGGGAAGTGA